Proteins encoded within one genomic window of Novosphingobium pentaromativorans US6-1:
- a CDS encoding D-sedoheptulose-7-phosphate isomerase, whose product MTTGPALNALYPHMRRRGEQLRASAQSLRHSVESKARDHTEVFGKFFAEQADELVAAATTLAASYRQGGRLLAMGNGGSSCDAAHVAVEFLHPVTAGRPALGAINLAADVAMLTAVGNDVGQDHVFVRPLIAHGRHGDCLIGFSTSGNSANLIRAFAKAREMGIATIGLAGGDGGEMARAGLDHLLVVPTGSIHRVQECHLAAYHILWDLTHTLLANDRAAPLEAGA is encoded by the coding sequence GTGACCACTGGCCCTGCCTTGAATGCGCTTTATCCGCATATGCGCAGACGTGGCGAACAGCTCCGTGCCTCGGCGCAAAGCCTGCGCCATTCGGTTGAGAGCAAGGCTCGGGACCACACTGAGGTGTTCGGCAAGTTTTTTGCAGAACAGGCAGACGAGCTGGTCGCCGCCGCGACCACGCTGGCCGCAAGCTATCGCCAGGGCGGGCGCCTGCTGGCCATGGGCAATGGCGGATCGAGCTGTGATGCCGCGCATGTCGCGGTGGAGTTTCTCCATCCAGTGACCGCCGGAAGGCCGGCGCTGGGTGCGATCAACCTCGCGGCCGATGTCGCGATGCTGACGGCAGTCGGTAATGATGTCGGACAGGACCATGTGTTCGTGCGTCCGCTGATTGCCCACGGGCGGCACGGTGATTGCCTGATCGGCTTTTCGACCAGCGGCAATTCCGCAAACCTCATCCGGGCTTTTGCCAAGGCACGGGAGATGGGCATTGCCACGATCGGCCTGGCGGGTGGTGACGGGGGCGAGATGGCCCGCGCCGGACTGGATCATCTGCTGGTGGTCCCAACAGGCTCGATCCACCGGGTGCAGGAATGCCACCTCGCGGCCTATCACATCCTCTGGGACCTGACCCACACGCTGCTAGCCAATGACCGGGCCGCACCGCTGGAGGCAGGCGCATGA
- a CDS encoding hydrogenase maturation nickel metallochaperone HypA, with the protein MHELSLARNIVAIVGDHAQGRRVSRVRLAVGPYACVEREAIRFSFEVASEGTLLEKAALEFLEGETDQFIIKDFDMEEMA; encoded by the coding sequence ATGCACGAGCTGTCTCTTGCCCGGAATATTGTCGCCATTGTTGGTGATCACGCGCAGGGTCGGCGGGTGTCGCGTGTTCGCCTGGCAGTCGGCCCCTATGCCTGCGTAGAGCGCGAGGCGATCCGATTTTCATTCGAGGTGGCGAGCGAAGGTACGCTGCTCGAGAAGGCTGCACTCGAATTTCTGGAAGGCGAGACCGACCAGTTCATCATCAAGGATTTCGATATGGAGGAAATGGCCTGA
- the hypE gene encoding hydrogenase expression/formation protein HypE, whose amino-acid sequence MNAVTPTGNGRLRAERVTLAHGGGGKAMRDLIEDVFTSVFEPDGLEDQARLSHEMLAVEGARLAFTTDSFVVQPLEFPGGDIGKIAVCGTVNDLTVGGAQPLWLSAAFIIEEGTEVALLRRVAAAMRRAADQAGVRIVTGDTKVVERGAADTLFVTTSGVGVIPAGRELAAEKVRAGDVALVNGVLGDHGAAILAARGDMVFEADIRSDCRPLNHLMEAVIEAAPGVRCARDATRGGLASALNEISQASAIGIEIDEARLPMRAEVKGVCELLGLDPLYLANEGALVLFVPEEQAEAALAAMRSTEAGRDAAIIGRAAEMRSPRVVMHSLFGGSRIVDMLVGEQLPRIC is encoded by the coding sequence ATGAACGCTGTAACTCCCACTGGCAACGGACGGCTGCGAGCGGAGCGGGTCACGCTGGCGCATGGCGGTGGCGGCAAGGCCATGCGGGATCTGATCGAGGATGTGTTTACCTCGGTTTTCGAACCCGACGGGTTGGAAGACCAGGCGCGGTTGAGCCACGAAATGTTGGCCGTGGAGGGTGCCCGGCTGGCCTTCACCACGGACAGTTTCGTAGTGCAGCCGCTCGAGTTCCCCGGTGGCGATATCGGCAAGATTGCGGTTTGCGGCACAGTTAACGACCTTACCGTCGGCGGCGCGCAACCGCTGTGGCTGTCGGCGGCCTTTATCATTGAGGAAGGCACCGAAGTCGCCTTGCTACGCCGCGTGGCAGCGGCCATGCGTAGGGCGGCCGACCAGGCCGGTGTGCGGATCGTGACCGGCGATACCAAGGTGGTTGAGCGCGGTGCCGCCGATACGCTGTTCGTCACCACTTCCGGAGTGGGAGTCATCCCTGCGGGACGCGAACTTGCCGCGGAGAAAGTTCGCGCGGGCGATGTCGCGCTGGTCAACGGCGTACTGGGTGATCATGGCGCCGCCATTCTGGCCGCGCGCGGAGACATGGTTTTCGAGGCGGATATTCGTTCGGATTGCCGCCCGCTCAATCACCTGATGGAAGCGGTGATCGAAGCCGCACCGGGTGTGCGCTGTGCGCGGGATGCCACCAGAGGAGGCCTGGCCAGCGCACTCAACGAAATATCGCAAGCCTCGGCCATCGGGATCGAGATCGACGAGGCCAGATTGCCAATGAGGGCCGAGGTCAAGGGCGTGTGCGAACTGCTCGGGCTTGATCCACTCTATCTCGCCAATGAAGGGGCGCTGGTGCTGTTCGTTCCAGAGGAGCAGGCGGAAGCTGCGCTGGCAGCCATGCGCTCAACCGAGGCAGGGCGCGATGCAGCCATTATCGGGCGCGCGGCAGAGATGCGCAGCCCGCGCGTGGTCATGCATAGCCTGTTCGGCGGAAGCCGGATCGTCGACATGCTGGTCGGCGAGCAACTGCCGCGTATCTGCTGA
- the hypD gene encoding hydrogenase formation protein HypD: protein MKYVDEFRDPVRAGVLLKEIEALTAQIMAGRDRPVVIMEVCGGHTHSIFRYGIEKMLPPEIEFAHGPGCPVCVLPMGRVDDCVELAMKPEVIFTTFGDAMRVPGSRLSLLGAKAEGADVRMVYSPLDALALARANPDREVVFFGLGFETTMPSTALTILQAQAEGIGNFSLFCNHITIIPTIKAILDSPDMGIDGFLGPGHVSMVIGTDPYDFIARDYHRPLVVAGFEPLDVLHSVWMVLRQMAEGRAEIENQYARIVPRYGNEASLAAVTEVFELREFFEWRGLGSIDHSGVQIREAYAAWDAERKFAVASPSIPDPKACQCGEVLKGAIKPWQCKLFGRSCTPETPMGALMVSSEGACAAYYQYGGIDAVPEPAQ, encoded by the coding sequence ATGAAGTATGTCGACGAATTCCGCGATCCGGTTCGCGCCGGTGTCCTGCTCAAGGAAATCGAGGCCCTGACTGCACAGATCATGGCCGGGCGCGATCGCCCAGTCGTCATCATGGAAGTGTGCGGCGGCCACACGCATTCGATCTTCCGATACGGCATCGAGAAGATGCTTCCGCCGGAAATCGAGTTTGCCCATGGGCCGGGCTGTCCGGTTTGCGTGTTGCCGATGGGCCGGGTCGATGATTGCGTGGAACTGGCTATGAAGCCGGAGGTGATCTTCACTACGTTTGGCGATGCCATGCGCGTGCCGGGATCGCGGCTCAGCCTGCTAGGCGCAAAGGCCGAAGGGGCCGATGTGCGGATGGTCTATTCACCACTCGATGCCCTCGCGCTGGCCCGTGCGAACCCGGACCGCGAAGTGGTTTTCTTCGGCCTCGGCTTCGAGACGACGATGCCCTCCACAGCCCTGACAATCCTGCAGGCCCAGGCAGAAGGGATCGGCAATTTCTCGCTGTTCTGCAACCACATCACCATCATCCCCACGATCAAGGCGATCCTCGATTCACCCGATATGGGGATCGATGGCTTTCTCGGGCCGGGCCATGTCTCGATGGTCATCGGCACTGATCCCTATGACTTCATCGCACGCGACTATCACCGTCCGCTGGTGGTCGCCGGCTTCGAACCGCTCGACGTATTGCATTCGGTTTGGATGGTGCTTCGGCAAATGGCCGAAGGCCGGGCGGAGATCGAAAACCAGTATGCCCGGATTGTGCCACGCTATGGCAATGAAGCTTCGCTGGCTGCGGTTACGGAAGTATTCGAACTGCGGGAATTCTTCGAATGGCGCGGGCTGGGCTCGATCGACCATTCTGGCGTCCAGATTCGCGAGGCCTATGCGGCCTGGGATGCTGAGCGAAAATTTGCCGTTGCATCGCCTAGCATTCCGGATCCCAAGGCTTGCCAGTGCGGCGAAGTGCTGAAAGGCGCGATCAAGCCATGGCAGTGCAAGCTGTTCGGTCGGTCGTGCACACCGGAAACACCGATGGGTGCCCTGATGGTTTCGTCTGAAGGAGCATGTGCCGCCTATTATCAGTATGGCGGGATCGATGCGGTGCCGGAGCCAGCGCAATGA
- a CDS encoding HypC/HybG/HupF family hydrogenase formation chaperone, translating to MCLGIPGQIVEITDAGRKLGVANVSGVRRPVNLACVIGEGSVEDLIGTWVLIHVGFAMSKIDEDQAAETLRILTELGEAQQELAAMRDGDRALGDAQW from the coding sequence ATGTGCTTAGGTATTCCGGGACAGATCGTGGAGATCACCGATGCCGGGCGCAAGCTGGGCGTGGCCAATGTCTCGGGCGTGCGGCGCCCGGTCAACCTCGCCTGCGTTATTGGCGAAGGCAGTGTCGAAGACCTGATCGGCACATGGGTGCTGATCCATGTCGGATTTGCCATGAGCAAGATTGACGAGGATCAGGCGGCCGAAACACTGCGCATCCTGACCGAGCTGGGAGAGGCGCAGCAGGAACTTGCAGCCATGCGCGACGGCGATCGCGCGTTGGGAGACGCGCAGTGGTGA
- the hypF gene encoding carbamoyltransferase HypF: MESGAVTGERLLVRGQVQGVGFRPTVWRVARELELTGDVRNTSSGVEIRLWGEAVSRFESELRAALPALARIDAIERVAIDAVRPESFVIGASEGDGMRGAVTPDAAICSACLEEVRDPFERRYRYPFTNCTECGPRFSIIETGPYDRARTTMRGFAMCPECGEQYSDPTDRRFHAQPIACHVCGPRAWIERLGPGTVNHEAFSMMDDVDAAGGMLMNGHIVAIKGLGGFHLACDATRAEVVADLRMRKRRRGKAFALMARDLDVICRYAEFSEQEAELLASPEAPIVLLRASGEPLPEAVAPGLDRIGFMLPHTPLHHLLLRRMKRPVVMTSGNLSGRPQCTTNEQARAELEGIAEFALMHDRHIANRIDDSVARVDLGRVRLLRRARGYAPRAIDLPTGFPRDISILAMGAELKNSFCLVRDGEAVLSQHMGDLEDAATEDDVRRNLDLYTQLYDHQPAAIAVDAHPEYLSTKHGREIADGRPVIAVQHHHAHIAACLAENGRSLDAAPVLGIALDGLGLGDDGTIWGGEFLICDYRGYRRAGMLKPVALPGGTAAIREPWRNAYAHLMAQMGWAEFAMNFADLPLFARLSAMPRSTIDAMIASGTNSPLSSSCGRLFDAAAAICGLAWDRQEYEGQAAMLLEAAIDPAALNEPDDLAYPFSIPLLGGRGLPYVEPLAVWRAMLGDLLLNTPVGVMSARFHRGLARSVVAMAQRLTADDGPDTVALSGGCFQNATLFRLVHEGLEQLGLNVLSHSRVPANDGGLALGQAAVAMAHLHEATAETENGREVCA; this comes from the coding sequence GTGGAATCTGGCGCGGTGACCGGCGAACGCCTTCTGGTACGCGGCCAGGTGCAGGGCGTAGGCTTCCGGCCCACTGTATGGCGGGTTGCACGCGAGCTTGAGCTAACCGGTGATGTGCGCAACACCAGCAGCGGGGTTGAAATTCGCCTTTGGGGCGAAGCGGTGTCGCGCTTTGAAAGCGAACTGCGCGCGGCTCTGCCTGCATTGGCGCGGATTGATGCGATAGAACGCGTGGCAATTGATGCTGTGCGGCCCGAGAGCTTCGTTATCGGTGCATCGGAAGGTGATGGCATGCGCGGGGCTGTAACGCCCGATGCGGCAATCTGCTCCGCCTGCCTTGAAGAAGTGCGCGACCCTTTCGAGCGTCGCTATCGCTACCCCTTTACCAATTGTACCGAATGCGGGCCGCGTTTCTCGATTATCGAGACCGGCCCCTATGATCGTGCCCGCACGACCATGAGGGGTTTCGCGATGTGCCCGGAATGCGGAGAGCAATATTCCGATCCGACAGACCGGCGCTTCCATGCCCAACCTATCGCGTGCCATGTTTGCGGACCACGCGCATGGATCGAGCGCCTTGGCCCCGGTACTGTTAATCACGAAGCCTTTTCGATGATGGACGACGTGGATGCCGCAGGCGGCATGCTGATGAACGGGCATATCGTCGCCATCAAGGGGCTTGGCGGCTTTCATCTCGCCTGTGATGCCACCCGCGCGGAGGTGGTGGCCGATCTGCGTATGCGCAAACGGCGCAGGGGCAAGGCCTTTGCCCTGATGGCGCGCGATCTGGACGTTATCTGCCGTTATGCCGAATTCTCGGAACAGGAAGCCGAACTGCTGGCATCGCCTGAAGCGCCGATCGTGTTGCTGCGCGCATCGGGGGAACCGCTGCCCGAAGCGGTTGCGCCGGGGCTGGACCGTATCGGCTTCATGCTGCCGCACACCCCGCTACATCACCTGCTGTTGCGGCGGATGAAGCGCCCGGTGGTGATGACTTCAGGCAATCTCTCAGGCCGCCCGCAATGCACGACTAACGAGCAGGCCCGCGCCGAACTGGAAGGCATTGCCGAATTCGCGCTGATGCACGACCGGCACATTGCCAACCGGATCGACGACAGCGTTGCGCGGGTCGATCTGGGCCGGGTCCGGCTGCTGCGCCGCGCACGCGGCTATGCCCCCAGAGCTATCGACCTGCCCACCGGCTTTCCGCGTGACATTTCAATACTGGCCATGGGCGCGGAGCTCAAGAACAGCTTCTGTCTGGTGCGCGATGGCGAAGCTGTGCTGAGCCAGCACATGGGCGATCTGGAAGATGCGGCCACCGAAGATGATGTGCGCCGCAACCTCGATCTTTATACCCAGCTCTACGACCATCAGCCAGCGGCAATCGCGGTGGACGCGCATCCTGAATATCTTTCGACCAAGCATGGGCGCGAAATCGCGGATGGACGACCGGTGATCGCGGTACAGCATCACCACGCCCATATCGCCGCCTGTCTGGCAGAAAACGGCCGCTCGCTCGATGCCGCCCCTGTACTGGGAATCGCGCTTGACGGTCTGGGTCTGGGTGATGACGGCACGATCTGGGGCGGTGAGTTCCTGATCTGCGATTATCGCGGATACCGTCGTGCCGGGATGCTCAAGCCGGTCGCACTACCGGGTGGGACTGCGGCGATCCGCGAACCCTGGCGCAATGCCTATGCCCATTTGATGGCGCAGATGGGCTGGGCCGAATTCGCGATGAATTTCGCTGACCTGCCATTGTTTGCCCGCCTTTCCGCCATGCCGCGATCCACGATCGATGCGATGATCGCCAGCGGCACCAATAGCCCACTTTCTTCCTCATGCGGGCGGTTGTTCGATGCCGCTGCGGCGATCTGCGGTCTCGCCTGGGATCGGCAGGAATATGAAGGGCAGGCAGCCATGTTGCTGGAAGCAGCAATCGATCCGGCGGCGCTGAATGAGCCGGACGATCTGGCCTATCCTTTTTCCATTCCGTTGCTGGGCGGGCGTGGGCTTCCCTATGTTGAACCGCTCGCCGTGTGGCGGGCGATGCTGGGTGACCTGCTGCTGAATACGCCTGTTGGGGTGATGTCCGCGCGGTTCCATCGCGGCCTCGCACGGTCTGTTGTGGCCATGGCGCAGCGCCTGACCGCAGACGATGGCCCTGATACTGTGGCCCTGTCTGGCGGCTGTTTCCAGAACGCCACGCTGTTCCGCCTGGTCCATGAAGGATTGGAACAACTGGGGCTCAACGTCCTCAGCCACTCGAGAGTGCCCGCCAATGATGGCGGTCTGGCTTTGGGGCAGGCCGCTGTGGCCATGGCCCATTTGCACGAAGCGACCGCGGAAACCGAAAATGGGAGAGAAGTATGTGCTTAG
- a CDS encoding high frequency lysogenization protein HflD produces MIALGFLAGMGHALEPDHLAAVGAMATGRNSRRSMVLRGAAWGLGHTLTLLAICSAVILLGMALTGRTAALLESAVGFMLILLGGDVLWRMRKARVHFHLHDHSDGERHFHAHSHLGERAPHDASRHEHSHPHKFPLKALAVGLVHGAAGSAALLTLAVASVGDPLLAVIYVLLFGVGSIAGMAALSFVASWPLGYAERVALRLHRALNLSLAVLALGLGLHTIYANLPGVLGAA; encoded by the coding sequence TTGATCGCCCTGGGTTTCCTTGCCGGAATGGGCCATGCGCTCGAACCCGATCACCTCGCCGCAGTCGGTGCCATGGCCACGGGACGGAATTCGCGCCGGTCGATGGTGCTGCGGGGTGCTGCGTGGGGGCTAGGGCATACGCTCACCCTGCTCGCGATCTGTTCTGCAGTGATCCTGCTGGGCATGGCATTGACAGGCCGTACGGCAGCCCTTCTGGAGAGCGCCGTTGGCTTCATGCTGATTCTGCTGGGGGGCGATGTACTTTGGCGGATGCGCAAGGCACGGGTGCATTTCCATCTGCACGATCATTCCGATGGCGAACGTCATTTTCATGCTCACAGCCATCTTGGCGAACGGGCGCCCCATGATGCGAGCCGCCACGAACACTCTCACCCCCACAAATTTCCCTTGAAAGCGCTGGCTGTCGGGCTGGTGCATGGCGCGGCAGGATCGGCTGCCCTGCTTACCCTGGCAGTCGCTTCGGTTGGTGATCCTCTGCTGGCGGTTATCTATGTCCTGCTGTTCGGAGTTGGCTCAATTGCAGGAATGGCTGCGCTCAGCTTTGTCGCCTCCTGGCCGCTTGGCTATGCAGAGCGTGTTGCCTTGCGACTTCATCGAGCGCTGAATCTGTCGTTGGCTGTGCTGGCACTTGGCCTGGGATTGCACACGATCTACGCCAACCTGCCTGGCGTGTTGGGGGCGGCCTGA
- the hypB gene encoding hydrogenase nickel incorporation protein HypB: protein MCGTCGCTDPDNEIAMIDPETGKRVLLRGGDDHSHDHDHTHDHNHSHDHDHSHGHHHHHHHDHGHDHHHHGEQAARVSLETAVLDRNDRQAARNRGWFEGRGVVALNLVSSPGAGKTTLLETTIRALEGSLPIAVIEGDQQTANDATRIREAGARAIQINTGAGCHLEADMVARAVEELAPKSGSLLLIENVGNLVCPAMFDLGERMKVAVISTPEGEDKPLKYPHMFRAAEVVLINKIDLAPHVGFDEAACRSNISSVNPNARVLLVSARTGEGMDAWYDFLRAMASAAADGGCLI from the coding sequence ATGTGCGGCACCTGCGGATGCACCGATCCTGACAACGAGATCGCGATGATCGACCCGGAAACCGGAAAGCGAGTGCTGCTTCGCGGCGGCGATGACCATTCCCACGATCATGACCACACCCACGATCACAATCATTCACACGATCATGATCATTCACACGGGCACCATCATCACCATCATCATGATCACGGGCATGACCATCACCACCACGGTGAACAAGCGGCGCGTGTATCGCTGGAAACCGCCGTGCTTGACCGGAATGATCGCCAGGCGGCTCGCAACCGGGGCTGGTTCGAAGGGCGCGGTGTTGTCGCGCTCAATCTCGTCAGTTCGCCTGGGGCTGGCAAGACGACCTTGCTCGAAACCACGATCCGGGCGCTGGAAGGAAGTCTGCCGATTGCCGTTATCGAAGGTGATCAACAGACGGCCAATGATGCCACGCGCATTCGCGAAGCGGGGGCCCGTGCAATCCAGATCAACACAGGGGCCGGCTGTCACCTCGAAGCCGATATGGTTGCCCGCGCTGTTGAAGAACTCGCACCGAAATCCGGCTCGTTGCTGCTGATCGAGAATGTCGGCAATCTTGTTTGTCCGGCGATGTTCGATCTGGGTGAGCGGATGAAGGTCGCCGTTATCTCCACCCCGGAGGGCGAGGACAAGCCACTCAAATATCCGCACATGTTCCGCGCAGCAGAGGTGGTGCTGATCAACAAGATCGACCTCGCCCCGCATGTTGGATTCGACGAGGCCGCATGCCGCTCAAACATCTCCTCAGTAAACCCCAATGCGCGCGTCTTGCTGGTTTCCGCCCGCACCGGTGAAGGGATGGACGCGTGGTACGATTTTCTGCGAGCAATGGCGTCAGCAGCCGCGGATGGCGGGTGCCTCATTTAG